A window of Stenotrophomonas indicatrix genomic DNA:
CCGGGGCGAAACGCCATGCCCGCCATGCCTGTGCCACCGCCGCCAGCCACAGCAGCAGCCCCAGCACACCTGTCTCGGCCAGGATCTCCAGCACGATCTGATGGGCGTGCAGCGCGGGCATGGTGCCCCACACCGCCGGTCCTTCATCCGCAACGCAGTGGGGATAGGCATCGCGGAAGCCACGTGCACCGACACCATTGATCGGGTGTGCTTCGATCATGCAGGCCGCCGCACTCCAGATGCGGGTACGACCGGACAGAGCCTGCTCGACCCCGTCCTCGCCACCGTCCCAGGCCATTGCCGTTCGCGCCACACGCTCACGCAGCTGCGGCACGCTGGCCGTCAACACGCCCGCCGTGAGCACAGCGGCCAGTGCCAGCAGACCCAGCCGCTTCCATCCCAGTTGGCGCACGCCGCTGTAGGCGACCACCAGGCCGAAGGTGATCCATGAGGCACGCGAGCCGGCCAGCAGCAGCACCACGCCCACCGCGGCGACGGCCAGCAACCAGCCCGCATTGCCGAAACGGCGCGCCACCGGCAACAACAGGAACGGCGAAAGACTTGCCAGCACCTGGCCGAATTTCAGGTTGCACGGCCCAAGCGCGCCGCTGAGACGGTCGGCCAGCGCGGCTTCTTCAGCCGGGCACAATGCGTTGCCGCTGATGGCCAGCTTGATCTGCTGCAGCGACCAGAACCAGGGGCTGGTGCCTGCCAGTGCCTGCACCAGCGCATCGAGCGTCCACAGGCCGGTGATCACCGCCAACCCACCCAAGGTCAGGCGCCGCCGCTGCGGGGTGGCCACGGCGATCGCCACCAGCCACATGAAAGGCAGATAGCGCAGCCCGGCCGCAGCCTTGGTCCACGACGCCGAAGGGTCCACGGCATCGAAGGCCGAGAAGGCCTGCGGCAACCAGTAGCCAAGGAAAAGAATCGATGTCAGTGCCCACGCTGCCGGGCTCAGCAGATGAGGGCGATGCTGCACCCGGCGGATGACCATGCGTGCGGCGGCGTACAACGCCCCCAGGCCCAGCACTGTTTCGGCAATACCCGGCAGCGGCCACAACGCAACGTAGGCCAGCACCCACCAAGGTGCCCAGCGGCCGGCGCGCTCATCGCGCAGGGGCGGCGTGGCGTCAGCCAGCGAGGTCGGCATAAAGACGGAGGGTATCGCGCTGCATGGCCTGCAGGGTAAACGGGATACGGCCCGGCAGCGACGGCGGCTGTGCCAGCAGGGCCAGCGCACGTTCACCCAGCAGCTGCGCATTGCCCAGCGGCACGGCGCCACTGGGTTGCAGCTGCTGCAGCAGTTCGCCGACCCCACCATGGTTCCAACCCAGCACCGGGCGGCCGACCGACAACGCTTCGACCACGGTGCGACCAAAGGCTTCCGGTTTGTCCGACAGCTGCAGCACCAGATCGCTGGCGGCGTACGCCTGGGCGATGCGCGCAGTCGGCGTACTGATGTGCACCGCCCCGGTCACGCCCAGTGCGGCCGCCTGCCTGCGCAGCTCTGCCACATAGGCTTCCCGGCCAGGCTCGTCGGTGCCCAGCATCCACAACTGTGCCGGCACGCCTGCTGCACGGACATCGGCAAGCAGCTGCAACGCGTGGGCGTGGCCTTTCAGGCGGGTGCCGCGACCGGGCAGTAGCAACAGCGGTCCGTCGACCTGGGCCAGCCACGGGTAGTCGGCCGCCAGCGCCAGCCGGGGACGCCGATCAGCGCGTGCCACGCGCGGGAACTGGCTGACATCCACCCCGCGCGGGATCACCTGCAGCCTGTCGTGCGGCACCGTCGGGTAATGCGTGTGTACGTAGTCGCGCACGCTGTTGGACACACAGATCACGCGTTCGCCGCTGGTCATCACCGCGCTGTAGCGGCTGGGCGAATTCAGCCCATGCACGGTAGTCACCCAATGCGGGCGTTGCGCCGGCTGCATCGCACGGATCGCGTACAGCCCCAGCCACGCCGGCAGGCGCGAACGGGCGTGGACGATGTCGGCGCCCACTTCGGTGAACAGGCGACGCAGGGTAGGCAGATGGCGCAGCGTCAGCAGCGACTTGCGGCCGATATCCAGGGTCAGGTGCTCGGCACCGCTGTCGAGCAGCGGCTGCACCAGGCGACCACCAGCGGACACCACCAGCGCGCGATGGCCGGCAGCGACCAGGGCCGCGGCGATTTCAAGGGTCGAGCGCTCGACACCGCCGGAGTGCAGCGCCGGCAGCAACTGCACCACGGTCAATCGGCGCATCGAGGGGGCAGCCGTTTAGTCGGCCAGCACGAACACGGCGCCGCAGTAAGCACACTGCGCTTGCCCGTTGGGTTCGTCTTCGATCGGCAGGTACACCCGCGGATGCGAGTTCCACAGCGCCATTTCCGGGGTCGGGCAGCTCAGCGGCAGATCGCTGCGGTGCACGGTGTAGCGCTTTTCGGCGTTGGCGGGCGCGGTGGCGGTATGGCTCATGGCGGATGTCGATGAACGGATTGCGAGGCCTGCGATTCTAGCATCTGGGCCCGGCAAACACCGTGCGCGGCGTGGCCGCTGCGCGCGGCGGCCCGCTTGCAGCCTTCGCCGGTGCAGCCACGTGCGACCGCCCTGCCCCTCCCGCGCCGCCGTCGCCCTGCCCCCGTCGGCGGGAAATCCCAGGCAGGCCAGTCAGTTCCGCGCGGAATCGGTCGTCGTTCGAATTTCCCGCATTTGGATCGAACTAAATGGCACTTGTCAGGGCGCTGCCGGCTGTTGCAGCATCGGCAGCGATCCATTCCTGACCCGATCGCATGGCCCGCCCCCCACCGGACCTGCATCGCCTCCCGACTGCCCTGCGGCGGACGGGGCGATGCTGTCCGTGGTGTTCGCCGATGCGGGTTCTGCCTGCCGCCTGCCCTACCGGGAGACCCTGCATGACCCTGTACGATCCGCGCCGCGCCCTGCTTCCGCTCGCCCTGGCCCTGGCCTGTGCGACCACTGCGACGCCGGTGCTGGCGCAAGGGCTGCAGACCTCCTTCGAGCCGGGCGAACCGGCACCGGCCAGGTCCGATGGCACCTTGTCCATCGACGTCGGCAGTGGCCCCGGCGCGCCGTACGCGGCCAAGCGCAACGTCGGCTACAGCGGCCTGCATGCGTTGCACTACAGCACCAGTGGCGGCCAGGCACGCCGCGAACTGTTCAAGACCGATCTGCCCATCGACACCGACACCACGCTGTCCTGGCTGGTATTGCCGGAGATCGTCGGCAAGGACACCGTGGCCTCCACCTATGTCTCGCTGGACCTGCTGCTGGACGATGGCAGCCGCGTCTCCGCCAGTGGCGCGCGCGACCAGCACGGCGTAGCGCTGGGCGCACGGGCGCAGGGCGATTCGAAGACGTTGTACCCGCAGCAGTGGGCGCGCAAGGCGGTCAGGCTGGGCGACATGCCGGCGCTGAAGGGCCGCCGCGTGCTGGCCATCGAGCTCGAGGTGGCCAGCGCCAATGGCGCGCCTGTGTCGGGCTGGATCGACGACGTGCGCCTGGACGTGCAGCCACGGCAGGCGCCGCAGCGGGTCTCCAACTGGGTACTGACCACGCGCGGAACCCAGGCCAACGGCACCTTCTCGCGCGGCAACAACTTCCCGGCCACTGCGGTACCGCACGGTTTCAACTTCTGGACGCCGGTGACCGATGCCGGCGCACTGAACTGGCTGTACCGCTGGAACGAGCAGAACGATGCGAAGAACCGGCCGCAGCTGCAGGCGTTGGCGCTGAGCCACCAGCCCAGCCCGTGGATGGGCGACCGCCAGACCTTCCAGGTGATGCCCTCCGCCACGCGCGGTGTGCCCGAAGCGGACCGCAGCAAGCGGGCGTTGTCCTTCGACCGCACGCAGGAAAACGCGCGCCCGTACCGCTACGACGTGCGCTTCGACAACGGCATCGCCGCGTCCATCGCCCCCACCGACCATGCCGCGCTGTTCCGCTTCGAGTTCCCCGAAGGCGGCGACGCCAACCTGCTGTTCGACAACGTCGATGCCCGCGGCGGACTCACCCTCGATGCCGCCACGCAGACGTTGACCGGCTACACCGATACCCGCAGCGGCCTGTCCAACGGCGCCACCCGCATGTACGTGGTGGCCAGCTTCGACAGGCCGTGGCGCAGCAGCGGCCAGATCGGCACCGGCCGCCCGACCGGCTACATCAAGTTCGACCCAGGCAGCGAGCGCCGGGTGACGATGCGCATCGCCACCTCGTTGATCTCCGTCGAGCAGGCGCGGCACAACCTGGCACTGGAAATCGCCGCCGCCGATACGCTGGAAAGCGTGGCCGGACGCGCACAGGATGCGTGGGATGCGCGCCTGGCCCGTTTCGACATCGGCAATGCCAGTGACGACCAGAAGACCACGCTGTACTCCAGCCTGTACCGGCTGTACCTGTACCCCAATTCCGGCCACGAGAATGTGGGCACCGCCGCCGCGCCCGAGTGGCGCTATGCCAGCCAGGCCAGCGCCGCCGATGACAACACCGACGGCAGCGCGACGCGCAGCTTCGCACCGGTGCGCGACGGCAAGGTCTTCGTCAACAACGGCTTCTGGGACACGTTCCGCACCACCTGGCCGGCGTATGCGCTGTTCACCCCGGATGATGCCGGGCAGCTGGTACAGGGCTTCATCGAGCAGTACCGCGCCGGTGGCTGGGTCGCGCGCTGGTCCTCGCCGGGCTACGCGGACCTGATGGTCGGCACCAGCTCGGACGTCGCCTTCGCCGATGCGTGGCTGAAGGGCATCGGTGGCTTCGATCCGGAAGAGGCCTACGCCGCAGCGCTGAAGAACGCCACCGTGGTGCCACCGGACCGCCACGTCGGCCGCAAGGGCATGGATCGTTCGACGTTCCGCGGCTATGCCAGCGCCGACGTGCATGAAGGCATGTCGTGGACGATGGAAGGTGCGCTCAATGATTTCGGCATCGCCAACATGGCCGATGCCCTGGCCAAGCGCGCGACCACACCGTCCGCACGCGAACGCTACGCCACCGAGGCCGACTACTTCCGCCACCGCGCCGGCAGCTACGCGACGTTGTTCGATCCGGCCGCCGGCTTCTTCCAGGGCCGCAGGCCCGATGGCAGTTGGCGCCTGCAGGCCAAGGACTACGACCCGCGCGTGTGGGGCCACGACTACACCGAATCCAATGGCTGGACGTTCGCCTTCACCGCCGCGCACGATGGCGAAGGCTTGGCCGCGCTGTACGGTGGCCGCGACAAGCTGGCCGCCAAGCTCGATACCTTCTTCGCCACCCCGGAAACCGCCGACGCCGCATTCGCCGGCTCCTACGGCGGCACCATCCATGAGATGACCGAAGCGCGCGACGTGCGCATGGGCATGTACGCGCACAGCAACCAGCCGGCACACCACATCCCGTGGATGTACCTGTATGCCGGGCAGCCGTGGAAGACCCAGCAGCATGTGCGCGAGATCCTGTCGCGGCTGTATGTCGGCAGCGAGATCGGCCAGGGCTATCCGGGCGACGAGGACAACGGCGAGACCTCGGCGTGGTACGTGCTGGCCTCGCTGGGCCTGTATCCGCTGCGCATGGGTGCGCCGGAGTACGTGATTGGTTCGCCGGCGTTCCAGCATGCGCGCGTCGAGCTGCAGGGCGGCGCGGTGTTGACCGTCAATGCACCGCAGAATTCGCCGGAGAACGTGTACGTGCAGTCGCTGAAGATCAACGGCAAGCCGTGGAGCAAAACCTGGGTGCCGCACGAAGTGATCGCCAAGGGTGCAACCCTGGACTTCGTGATGGGCCCGCAGCCGTCACGCTGGGGCAGCGGCGCGGATGATGTACCGCGCTCGCTGACCGCCCGTGGCCAGCGCCCGCAGTTGCTGCACGATCTGCTCGGCAACGGCGCGCAGGCGGCACTGGCTGATGGCCGTGCCCTGCCCGCGCTGATCGACGACGATGCCAACACGGCCGTGCCGCTGGGCGGCGGCGTGACCATCGCACTGAGCCACGTGGGCGATGGCGTACCGACGATGTACACGCTGACCAGCGGTGACGGCACGATCCGTGGCGGTGAGTGGACGCTGGAAGCGCGTGCCGGCAACGGGCGCTGGGTAACGCTGGACCAGCGACGCGGCGAAGACTTCACCTCGGCGCGGCAGACCCGCCCGTTCCGTATCGCCTCGCCCTCACGCTACGCCGAGTACCGTCTGCGCCTGGCTGCGCCGGGGCGCCTGCAGCTGGCCGAGATCGAACTGTTGGCGCCCTCCCCCCTACAATGACGTCCATGCGCCTACGTTTGCTCCCCCTCGCTCTTGCCGCCCTTGTATTTCCCAGCCTCAGCCACGCACAACCGCAGACCCAGGCCTTCGATGGCCAGGTCAGCCGTGACGGGGTGACCCTGTACTACCAGGATGCCACCGGCGCGCTGGCCGCGCCGGTGCGCAAGCGCATCATCGATACGTTCTACTTTGCTTACCTGCGCGAGCGTGCGGACTTCCGCCCGGCCGCGCCGAACGAGGTGCGCATCGTGATCGATCCGGCGTACAACGGCGTCGCCTTCGTCGGCGACAAGGACAAGGCCAGCACGATCACGATCAATCCGGGCTGGCTGGTCCAGCACCCGGATGACATCGATCTGGTCACCCACGAAGCGATGCACATCGTGCAGGGCTACCCCAGCTATGGCGACAAGCGCGTGCCGGGCTGGCTGGTGGAGGGCATTGCCGACTACGCCCGCGATCGCTACGGCATGAACAACGCCGCTGCCGGCTGGGCGTTGCCGGACAAGCTGAGCCAGGGCCAGACGGTGGAAAGCGGCTACCGGGTGACCGGTGCCTTCCTGAAGTGGGCCGAAGCGGCGCACCCGGGACTGGTGCTGGCACTGGACAAGGATCTGCGCGACGGGCGCTATGCGCCGGCGCTGTGGCAGAAACACACCGGCAAGACCCTGCCGGCGCTGTGGGCGGAGTATGCCAAACCGCGCTCCCCGGCCCCTGCGCCGCCGCCCGCGCGGCGCGCGAAGCGGCGGTAAGCTCGACGTTGCCGGGGCGATGCCCCGGCTTTCAACGCAACTGCACGAAGCCGGCGTACAGCGCGAACAACTGCTGGAAATACCGCTTGCTCACTCGACTGCGCATGACACTGCTCCGCCCATGGAAAGTTGGTCGGGCCCAGGGTGGGAAGGCCGGTCCGGTCCCTTCCCACGGCCAGGCCGCGTGGGCGTATTGGGCCGCAGCGAGGTTGCAGGGCGATTACCGGACGGCTGCAGTTCTCCGGTAGAGCCGGGGCATGCCCGGCGGAACACGGGAAGCGCCGCGCTGCGCGCTCGCCGGGCCATGCCCGGCGGAATACAGAAAGTGCCGCGCTGCGCGCTCGCCGGCCAACGGCCGGCACTACCGTTTCCGCGCTGCTTCTCCGGTAGCGCCGGGCCATGCCCGGCGGAATACGGGAAGCGCCGCGCTGCGCGGTTGCCGGCCAGCGGCCGGCACTACCGTTTCCGCGTTGCGGAAACAGAAACGCGCCCCGTGGGGCGCGTTTCTGCAGATCGCAGCGGAACGAAGACTTATGCCTTCTTTTCCGCTTCGATCTGCTTGCGGATCTGCGCATCAACCGCGGCGATCGCGGTCATGTTCAGGATCCGGCGCGAGGTCGCGCTGGTGGTCAGGATGTGCACCGGCTTGTTGACGCCCATCAGGATCGGACCGATCGCCACGCCATCGGTGAACACGCGCACCAGGTTGTAGGCGATGTTGGCCGCTTCCAGGTTCGGCAGCACGAACAGGTTGGCACGGCCCTGCAGGGTCGAGCCCGGCAGCAGCTTCTGGCGCAGGGCTTCATCCCATGCGGTGTCGCCCTGCATTTCGCCGTCCACGTTCAGACGCGGGTTGCGCTTGAGCAGCAGCTCGCGCACCTGGCGCATCTTCAGCGCATCCTTCGAATCGTGGCTGCCGAAGTTGGAGTGCGACAGCAGTGCCACCTTCGGTTCGACGCCGAACAACTTCATGCGGTAAGCGGCCTGCAGGGTCGCTTCGCACAGCTGCTCTGCGGTCGGGTCTTCCTGCACGTGCGTATCGACGAAGAAGAACACACCCTGCTGGTTGATCACGCCGGTCATCGCCGAGGTCGAGGTGACCTTCGATTCCAGCGGCAGCACGCTGCGCACGTAACCCAGCTTCTTGTGGAAGCGGCCGACGATGCCGGTCAGCATCGCATCGGCTTCGCCACGGGCCACCATCACTGCAGCGATCAGGGTCGGGCGCGAACGCATCAGGTTCTTGGCGGCGGCCACGGTGACGCCACGACGGCCGGTCAGGCCGTGGTAGTACTGCCAGTATTCGTTGAAGCGCGGATCGTCATTGATGTTGGTGACTTCAATGTTCTCGCCGATCTTCAGGCGCAGGCCGAGGCGCTCGATGCGCGATTCGATCACTTCCGGGCGGCCGATCAGGATCGGATGTGCCAGGCCGTCGTCGACCACGTTCTGCACCGCCTGCAGCACCACTTCTTCTTCGCCCTCGGCATACACCACGCGCTGCTTGTCGCTGCGCGCGCGATCGTAGACCGGCTTCATCATCAGGCTGGTGCGGTAGACGAACTGCGACAGCTTCTGCCGGTAGGCTTCCATGTCGGCGATCGGACGGGCGGCCACGCCCGAATCCATCGCGGCCTGGGCCACGGCGGCCGACAGCTCCACCAGCAGGCGGCGGTCGAACGGACGCGGGATCAGGTATTCGCGGCCGAAGCTGGGGGTCTCACCGCCATAGGCAGAGCCCATGTCGGTGGCGGCGCGGCGGGCCAGCGCGGCGATCGCGCGCACGCAGGCGATCTTCATTTCCTCGTTGATCGCGGTCGCACCGACGTCCAGCGCACCGCGGAACAGGTACGGGAAGCACAGCACGTTGTTGACCTGGTTCGGGTAGTCCGAACGGCCGGTACCGATGATCGCGTCCGGACGCGCGGCGCGCACCAGTTCCGGCATGATTTCCGGGGTCGGGTTGGCCAGGGCGAAGATCACCGGGTCCGGCGCCATCGTCTTGACCATCTCGGCGGTCAGGATGCCCGGCGCCGACAGGCCCAGGAAGATGTCCGCGCCATCGACGATCTCGGCCAGGGTGCGCTTGTCGGTGTCGCGCGCATAGCGCAGCTTTTCCGGGTCCAGGTCGGTACGGCCGGTGTGGATCACGCCTTCGCGGTCGAAGGCCAGGATGTTCTCCGGCTTCAGGCCCAGCTGCACCAGCATGTTCACGCAGGAAATGCCGGCCGCGCCCATGCCCGTGGTCGCCAGCTTCACTTCTTCGATCTTCTTGCCGGTGATCGCCATGGCGTTCAGCACCGCAGCACCGACGATGATCGCCGTGCCGTGCTGGTCGTCATGGAACACCGGGATCTTCATGCGCTCGCGCAGCTTGCGCTCGACGATGAAGCACTCCGGTGCCTTGATGTCTTCCAGGTTGATGCCGCCGAAGGTCGGCTCCAGCGAGGCGATGATGTCGACCAGCTTGTCCGGGTCGTTCTCGTCCACTTCGATGTCGAACACATCGATGCCGGCGAACTTCTGGAACAGCACGCCCTTGCCTTCCATCACCGGCTTGCCGGCCAGCGCGCCGATGTTGCCCAGGCCCAGCACCGCGGTGCCGTTGGAGATCACCGCCACCAGGTTGCCGCGGGCGGTCAGCTCGCTGGCCTGCTGCGGATCGGCCTTGATCGCTTCACAGGCGTACGCCACGCCCGGCGAATACGCCAGCGACAGGTCGCGCTGGGTCAGCATGGGCTTGGTAGCGGAAACCTTGATCTTGCCGGGCGGAGACATCCGGTGGTAATCGAGGGCGGCCTGTTTGAAATCTTCGTTGGACATCGATGTGGGTTACATGAATGGGCAGAAGGGACAGGGGATCATACCCCCGTTGGAGCGGTCGGACCTGTCGCTATGCTGTCGCAGTGATGCTGCGACCGCACAATTCCATGGCGTATGCGACGTTACCAGAGCACAGCTTCGGCGCTGGCGATGACAGCCGTGGGACGCCTTGAAACGCTGCGGGGCCGTGCCACTGTCGTGACCGGCCCCGCAGTACCACACACCCGGATCAGCCCTTGGCGGGCAGCGCCTCGGTCATCGCCAGCGGCACGGCATCGACCGGCGGCGGCAGTTCGCTTTCGCGACCATCCAGCGCCAGCTTCAGGCGGTCGCGGTCCAGCGCACCTTCCCAGCGCGAGACCACCACCGTGGCCACCGCGTTGCCGATGAAGTTGGTCAGCGAGCGGCACTCGCTCATGAAGCGGTCCACGCCCAGGATCAGCGCCATGCCGGCCACCGGCACTTCCGGCACCACTGCCAGGGTGGCGGCCAGGGTGATGAAGCCGGCACCGGTGACGCCGGCAGCGCCCTTGGAGCTGAGCATCGCCACCAGCAGCAGCGCGATCTGGTGGCCCAGGGTCAGCTCGGTGTTGGTGGCCTGGGCGATGAACAGCGCGGCCAGGGTCATGTAGATGTTGGTGCCGTCCAGGTTGAACGAGTAACCGGTGGGGACCACCAGGCCGACCACCGACTTGCTGCAGCCGGCACGTTCCATCTTCTCCATCAGCGACGGCAGCGCCGACTCCGACGACGAGGTGCCCAGCACCAGCAGCAGCTCGGCCTTCAGGTAACGGGCCAGCTTGAACACCGAGAAGCCACACAGGCGGCAGACCACGCCCAGGATCACCGCAACGAACAGGAACGCGGTGAGGTAGAACGAGCCGACCAGCCAGGCCAGGTTGACCAGCGAGCCGACGCCGTACTTGCCGATGGTGAAGGCGATGGCACCGAAGGCACCGATCGGCGCGGCCTTCATCAGGATGTGCACCAGCTTGAACACCGGCGCGACCAGCGCTTCCAGGAAGTTCTGGATCGGCTTGCCCTTCTCGCCCACCGAGGCCAGCGCGATGCCGAACAGCACCGCCACGAACAGCACCTGCAGGATGTTGCCGTCAACGAAGGCGCTGATCAGCGTCTTCGGGATGATGTCCATCAGGAAGCCGACCAGGGTCAGGTCGTGCGACTTCTCGACATAGCTGTGCACCGCGGTCTGGTCCAGCTCGGCCGGGTTGATGTTCATGCCGGCGCCGGGCTGCACCACGTGCGCCACGATCATGCCGACGATCAGCGCCAGCGTGGAGAAGAACAGGAAATACGCCATCGCCTTGGCGAACACCCGGCCCACCGTGCGCAGGTGCGTCATGCCGGCGATGCCGGTGACGATGGTCAGGAAGATCACCGGGGCGATGATCATCTTCACCAGGTTGATGAAGGCATCGCCGAGCGGCTTCATCTTCTCGCCGATCAGCGGCTCGTAGTGGCCGAGGACAGCACCCAGGACGATCGCCACGATCACCTGGAAATACAGTTGGCGGTAGAGCGGCAACGGCTTGCTGGGCACCGGCGCAGCGGTCGGGATGTGCATGGCGGACTCCGGAAGGGGCGTTTTCAGGCACGTACGGCCCCGGAAATGCACGGGAACCGTTACCGTGGAAACTGACCGCACGCCCCGTGACTGCAGGCGCAGGGGTGCGACCAATGGACGCCTTTGTACGCGCCGGGCACGCCGGCGCAGATAACCTATTGGTACTAGCCCCCCGGTTCAGGTGGCTGCGCTGCCTACACTGGCGCCGCACCCCTGATCGCGGGGACGCCGGTGGCCCGACCTGAACGGCCGGGCGCGTCATTGCGAAAGTTCCGGCCATCGCGGCCGTTGTTGTCCTGTCCACACGCAATCCGAGAGAGCCGCACCACCCATGCGCCCGATTCCCACCTTGCTGGCCCTTTCCCTGGCCGCCCTCCCCGCCTTCGCATCCGCTGCGGATTTCGACAACTGGCCGACCAAGTACGCCTTCGGCGACGGCACCGAGCTGGCCGCTACCGCCAACATCGCCTACGACTACAACGACTTCTCGTCCGCCAGCGGCATCGAGGATGACGATGCGGTGCGTCGCAAGGAGTTCGGCGCGACCCTGAAAAAGAAGGGCGTGTACGACGCGATGGTCTACTACGATTTCCAGGCCGATACCTGGCTGGACGTGTTCGTGCGCTTGGAGAGCAAGGCGTTCTTCGGCCGCGATGTCGGCCGCTTCCGCTTCGGCTACATGAAGACCCCGGTCGGCCTGGATGCCAACACCTCCTCGCGCGCCGGCAGCTTCCTGGAAACCGCGCTGCCCGTGCAGGCGTTCTACGCAGGCCGCCGCACCGGCGTGGAATGGGTGCTGGAGCGTCCGCAGTACCTGCTGCAGGCCGGCGCCTATGGCGGCAAGGACCTGCAGGGCGACAACCCCGGCACCACCCAGGCGGTGCGTGCGGTGTGGACGCCGGTGAAGGCACCGGGCGATGTGATCCACCTCGGCCTGGCCTATTCGCAGGAAAATCCGCGCGGTTACCACGATGGCCGCGACGTGCACCACGAAGCCAGCGCGCGCCTGCGGGCCCGTCCGGAAGCCGGCCTGACCGACATCCGCCTGGTCGATTCGGGGGCGCTGGTCACCGCCGACCAGATCCGCCGCACCGGCCTGGAAGGCATCTGGATCCGCGGTCCGTTCTCGCTGCAGGCCGAAGCGCTGCAGGCCACCGTCACCCGCAATGATGGCAAGCCCGACTACACCGGCCACGGTCAGTACGCGATGGCCAGCTGGGTGCTGACCGGCGAATCACGCCCTTACAACGCCGGCGCCGTTGCCAACATCAAGCCGGCGCACGACTACGGTGCGGTGGAACTGGTGGCCCGCTACAGCCGCCTGGACCTGGACGACGGCAGCATCCTTGGTGGCCGCCAGCACGACCTGACCCTGGGCGCGAACTGGTACCTGACCAGCCACTTCAAGTTCCAGGCCAACTACGTGAAGGTCGACGCCAGCCGTCGCGGTGTGCGCAGCACCCCGGAGATCTTCGAACTTCGCGCGCAGATGCACTTCTGATCCCTTCCACGCGTCAGATCCCGGCGGGCGTGCATGCCACGCCCGCCGGCCCTGCGTAGACTGCCGCCATGTACTGGCTCAGCCGCCACCGCCTGCAGTTGCTGACCGTTCTGGTGATGGTGGCCGGCACCGTGCTGTGCGCGGCTGCCGCAGGCCACTATGCCTGGCGTCGCGCACTGGGCACCGAAAGCGCGCAGGTGCAGCGCCAGCTGCAGCTGTATGGCCAGGGCCTGCAACAGCGCATCGACCGGTTCGGCACCCTGCCGCAGGTGATGGCGCTGGACCCGGACCTGCTGCATGCGCTGCAGGTGCCGCCCCAGCCCGCCGAGCGGCAGCGCCTGAACCTCAAACTGCAGCGCGCCAACCAGGTTACCCGCACCTCGAC
This region includes:
- a CDS encoding basic secretory protein-like protein — its product is MTSMRLRLLPLALAALVFPSLSHAQPQTQAFDGQVSRDGVTLYYQDATGALAAPVRKRIIDTFYFAYLRERADFRPAAPNEVRIVIDPAYNGVAFVGDKDKASTITINPGWLVQHPDDIDLVTHEAMHIVQGYPSYGDKRVPGWLVEGIADYARDRYGMNNAAAGWALPDKLSQGQTVESGYRVTGAFLKWAEAAHPGLVLALDKDLRDGRYAPALWQKHTGKTLPALWAEYAKPRSPAPAPPPARRAKRR
- a CDS encoding glycosyltransferase, with translation MRRLTVVQLLPALHSGGVERSTLEIAAALVAAGHRALVVSAGGRLVQPLLDSGAEHLTLDIGRKSLLTLRHLPTLRRLFTEVGADIVHARSRLPAWLGLYAIRAMQPAQRPHWVTTVHGLNSPSRYSAVMTSGERVICVSNSVRDYVHTHYPTVPHDRLQVIPRGVDVSQFPRVARADRRPRLALAADYPWLAQVDGPLLLLPGRGTRLKGHAHALQLLADVRAAGVPAQLWMLGTDEPGREAYVAELRRQAAALGVTGAVHISTPTARIAQAYAASDLVLQLSDKPEAFGRTVVEALSVGRPVLGWNHGGVGELLQQLQPSGAVPLGNAQLLGERALALLAQPPSLPGRIPFTLQAMQRDTLRLYADLAG
- a CDS encoding zinc-finger domain-containing protein, whose product is MSHTATAPANAEKRYTVHRSDLPLSCPTPEMALWNSHPRVYLPIEDEPNGQAQCAYCGAVFVLAD
- a CDS encoding O-antigen ligase family protein translates to MPTSLADATPPLRDERAGRWAPWWVLAYVALWPLPGIAETVLGLGALYAAARMVIRRVQHRPHLLSPAAWALTSILFLGYWLPQAFSAFDAVDPSASWTKAAAGLRYLPFMWLVAIAVATPQRRRLTLGGLAVITGLWTLDALVQALAGTSPWFWSLQQIKLAISGNALCPAEEAALADRLSGALGPCNLKFGQVLASLSPFLLLPVARRFGNAGWLLAVAAVGVVLLLAGSRASWITFGLVVAYSGVRQLGWKRLGLLALAAVLTAGVLTASVPQLRERVARTAMAWDGGEDGVEQALSGRTRIWSAAACMIEAHPINGVGARGFRDAYPHCVADEGPAVWGTMPALHAHQIVLEILAETGVLGLLLWLAAVAQAWRAWRFAPAPARERARPAMLALAVTVFPLNTHLAFYSAFWGGLTVLLAALFVGTLLAREPDDQPGAG
- a CDS encoding GH92 family glycosyl hydrolase, encoding MTLYDPRRALLPLALALACATTATPVLAQGLQTSFEPGEPAPARSDGTLSIDVGSGPGAPYAAKRNVGYSGLHALHYSTSGGQARRELFKTDLPIDTDTTLSWLVLPEIVGKDTVASTYVSLDLLLDDGSRVSASGARDQHGVALGARAQGDSKTLYPQQWARKAVRLGDMPALKGRRVLAIELEVASANGAPVSGWIDDVRLDVQPRQAPQRVSNWVLTTRGTQANGTFSRGNNFPATAVPHGFNFWTPVTDAGALNWLYRWNEQNDAKNRPQLQALALSHQPSPWMGDRQTFQVMPSATRGVPEADRSKRALSFDRTQENARPYRYDVRFDNGIAASIAPTDHAALFRFEFPEGGDANLLFDNVDARGGLTLDAATQTLTGYTDTRSGLSNGATRMYVVASFDRPWRSSGQIGTGRPTGYIKFDPGSERRVTMRIATSLISVEQARHNLALEIAAADTLESVAGRAQDAWDARLARFDIGNASDDQKTTLYSSLYRLYLYPNSGHENVGTAAAPEWRYASQASAADDNTDGSATRSFAPVRDGKVFVNNGFWDTFRTTWPAYALFTPDDAGQLVQGFIEQYRAGGWVARWSSPGYADLMVGTSSDVAFADAWLKGIGGFDPEEAYAAALKNATVVPPDRHVGRKGMDRSTFRGYASADVHEGMSWTMEGALNDFGIANMADALAKRATTPSARERYATEADYFRHRAGSYATLFDPAAGFFQGRRPDGSWRLQAKDYDPRVWGHDYTESNGWTFAFTAAHDGEGLAALYGGRDKLAAKLDTFFATPETADAAFAGSYGGTIHEMTEARDVRMGMYAHSNQPAHHIPWMYLYAGQPWKTQQHVREILSRLYVGSEIGQGYPGDEDNGETSAWYVLASLGLYPLRMGAPEYVIGSPAFQHARVELQGGAVLTVNAPQNSPENVYVQSLKINGKPWSKTWVPHEVIAKGATLDFVMGPQPSRWGSGADDVPRSLTARGQRPQLLHDLLGNGAQAALADGRALPALIDDDANTAVPLGGGVTIALSHVGDGVPTMYTLTSGDGTIRGGEWTLEARAGNGRWVTLDQRRGEDFTSARQTRPFRIASPSRYAEYRLRLAAPGRLQLAEIELLAPSPLQ